A part of Vigna radiata var. radiata cultivar VC1973A chromosome 11, Vradiata_ver6, whole genome shotgun sequence genomic DNA contains:
- the LOC111240554 gene encoding uncharacterized protein LOC111240554: protein MNSKRVDIEFLGTTFGKPYTLQTNVYIRGSGDGRIIGREMKFHLWFGPTKDKVREPSHHRHSDDLVRTGLHCRWIVAAGDPPSVCCLSSTQPPRIAFEPASKKAKPRRRRCAVSSLLQATVPPPLSRSSKTISCRRPNHPMTSKVCRSTFLKDLMGTLN, encoded by the exons ATGAATTCGAAAAGAG TGGACATCGAGTTTCTTGGGACAACATTTGGAAAGCCTTACACTTTGCAGACGAATGTTTATATAAGAGGGAGTGGAGATGGGAGAATTATAGGCAGAGAGATGAAGTTCCATCTCTGGTTTGGTCCTACCAAAGATAAAGTTCGAGAACCCAGCCACCATCGTCACAGTGACGATCTCGTTCGAACCGGCCTCCACTGTCGTTGGATTGTCGCCGCCGGAGATCCGCCGTCCGTCTGCTGTCTTTCCTCCACGCAGCCACCCAGAATCGCGTTTGAGCCGGCTTCGAAGAAAGCAAAACCTAGACGCCGGAGGTGTGCCGTGTCTTCTCTCCTTCAAGCCACCGTGCCGCCGCCGTTGAGCCGTAGTTCGAAAACAATATCTTGCCGTCGTCCCAACCACCCAATGACGTCGAAGGTCTGCCGGAGTACCTTTCTAAAAg ATTTGATGGGAACTCTAAACTGA
- the LOC106777304 gene encoding uncharacterized protein LOC106777304 isoform X1, producing the protein MESIGVVSRGIVREVLTRYNYQEWKTLMENYLRGENLWEVVESDSVFDAQRNAKALHIIQLSCAPNIFDQIKHFQTSHIAWNHLANVCRSEFKVHQHILHDVVSDFSEHKALYKFVQTGDWEGTSSYLRGEPNAIIWVPPSGRTVLHVATIEGHITIVKRLVHRNNQLLEMQDKDGNTALALAAGYTGNINIATFFINAEGGKELLAIENKEGEIPLLMAANSGRKRMTRLLFLRTSSDVIDQQSLHNRVLLLERCIQAHIFDVALKLLKSYDELPIESLPVLQELARIPSAYLQASLWQTMVDSLKNGTLIDVIGAIMHIFIIFLTIFRYPKIWEKILRESVFRHKNEFLQILRYYKDIISKFNSSQLRDASVYDAMLEAAKHGNVEFINAMREANHDLLWAMDDHGRDIFSYAVIHRKHNVFQLMHTLCGNKINYRTDMFGDNLLHLAARLGPLCDLNLRLGAALQMQREIQWFKGVKEVVHVKCREAKNGEGKTPEEIFIETHKELMKDGEKWAKETAGTFAIVGVLVITVMFAAIFTVPGGLRQDNGMPILIKDKWFTVFIVADVISLLCSILTVLIYIYLQKSCYAPTDFLNRIPDMIKQGLWCLSLSLVSMMIAFCAALGIVLQKSSLYKHFYLGILVYGGYLIISFIPLDFIFGLVNPIIPRDFLQNLPH; encoded by the exons ATGGAAAGCATTGGTGTTGTATCTCGAGGGATAGTTCGTGAAGTGCTCACAAGATACAACTATCAAGAATGGAAAACTCTAATGGAAAACTATTTGAGGGGTGAAAATCTGTGGGAAGTTGTGGAGAGTGATTCTGTTTTTGATGCACAGAGAAACGCAAAGGCTCTGCATATTATTCAACTATCATGTGCACCAAATATTTTCGATCAAATTAAACACTTTCAAACTTCCCACATAGCTTGGAATCACTTGGCTAATGTCTGCAGGTCTGAGTTTAAAGTCCATCAGCATATTCTACACG ATGTTGTATCAGACTTTAGTGAGCACAAAGCTTTATACAAGTTTGTGCAAACCGGTGATTGGGAAGGCACAAGCTCATACTTGAGGGGTGAACCGAATGCCATAATTTGGGTTCCGCCTTCAGGTAGGACGGTTCTTCATGTTGCAACAATAGAAGGACATATCACAATTGTGAAGAGATTAGTGCACagaaataatcaattactagAAATGCAGGATAAAGATGGTAACACTGCTCTTGCTCTTGCTGCTGGTTATACTGGAAACATTAATATagcaacattttttataaatgcgGAAGGTGGTAAAGAACTACTTGCTATAGAGAACAAAGAGGGTGAGATCCCTCTTCTTATGGCTGCTAATTCAGGACGCAAAAGAATGACTCGTTTACTTTTCCTTAGAACTTCTTCCGATGTCATTGATCAGCAGTCTTTACACAATCGTGTTTTGCTTCTGGAACGATGCATCCAAGCGCATATATTTG ATGTGGCTTTGAAATTGCTTAAATCTTACGATGAACTGCCCATTGAATCCTTACCCGTCTTGCAAGAATTGGCTCGAATTCCTTCTGCATATTTACAGGCCAGCCTTTGGCAGACAATGGTTGACAGTTTGAAAAATG GTACTTTAATCGATGTCATTGGGGCAATTATgcacatttttataatttttcttacaatttttcGGTATCCGA AAATATGGGAAAAAATACTGAGGGAGAGTGTATTTCGACACAAGAATGAATTTCTACAGATACTAAGgtattataaagatattatttcGAAGTTCAATAGTTCACAACTTCGGGATGCTTCGGTGTATGATGCCATGTTGGAAGCAGCAAAGCATGGAAATGTTGAGTTCATAAATGCTATGAGGGAGGCTAACCATGACCTCTTATGGGCAATGGACGATCATGGAAGAGACATATTTTCGTATGCGGTTATTCATCGCAAACACAATGTGTTCCAACTCATGCATACTCTCTGtggaaataaaattaactatagAACAGACATGTTTGGCGATAATCTATTGCACTTGGCGGCACGTTTAGGACCTTTGTGTGATCTGAATCTCAGACTCGGTGCTGCTCTGCAAATGCAAAGAGAAATTCAATGGTTTAAG GGGGTGAAGGAAGTTGTGCATGTGAAATGTAGAGAAGCCAAAAATGGTGAGGGTAAGACGCCTGAAGAGATATTTATTGAAACGCACAAGGAGCTGATGAAAGATGGAGAAAAATGGGCAAAGGAAACAGCTGGGACATTTGCAATTGTGGGTGTTCTCGTTATAACTGTGATGTTCGCTGCAATCTTCACTGTCCCAGGAGGTCTCCGTCAAGACAATGGAATGCCGATTTTGATAAAGGATAAATGGTTTACTGTGTTTATTGTAGCTGATGTAATCTCTCTCCTTTGTTCTATCCTTACAGTATTGATATACATATACCTCCAAAAATCGTGTTATGCTCCAACAGACTTCCTAAATAGAATCCCCGACATGATAAAGCAAGGGCTTTGGTGCCTTTCCCTGTCCCTAGTGTCCATGATGATTGCCTTCTGTGCTGCGCTTGGAATAGTTCTACAAAAATCATCGTTATACAAGCACTTCTATCTAGGAATCCTCGTATATGGAGGCTATTTAATCATCTCATTCATACCATTAGATTTCATATTTGGATTAGTAAATCCCATCATTCCAAGAGActtcctacaaaatttgccacattaa
- the LOC106777304 gene encoding uncharacterized protein LOC106777304 isoform X2 — protein sequence MESIGVVSRGIVREVLTRYNYQEWKTLMENYLRGENLWEVVESDSVFDAQRNAKALHIIQLSCAPNIFDQIKHFQTSHIAWNHLANVCRSEFKVHQHILHDVVSDFSEHKALYKFVQTGDWEGTSSYLRGEPNAIIWVPPSEMQDKDGNTALALAAGYTGNINIATFFINAEGGKELLAIENKEGEIPLLMAANSGRKRMTRLLFLRTSSDVIDQQSLHNRVLLLERCIQAHIFDVALKLLKSYDELPIESLPVLQELARIPSAYLQASLWQTMVDSLKNGTLIDVIGAIMHIFIIFLTIFRYPKIWEKILRESVFRHKNEFLQILRYYKDIISKFNSSQLRDASVYDAMLEAAKHGNVEFINAMREANHDLLWAMDDHGRDIFSYAVIHRKHNVFQLMHTLCGNKINYRTDMFGDNLLHLAARLGPLCDLNLRLGAALQMQREIQWFKGVKEVVHVKCREAKNGEGKTPEEIFIETHKELMKDGEKWAKETAGTFAIVGVLVITVMFAAIFTVPGGLRQDNGMPILIKDKWFTVFIVADVISLLCSILTVLIYIYLQKSCYAPTDFLNRIPDMIKQGLWCLSLSLVSMMIAFCAALGIVLQKSSLYKHFYLGILVYGGYLIISFIPLDFIFGLVNPIIPRDFLQNLPH from the exons ATGGAAAGCATTGGTGTTGTATCTCGAGGGATAGTTCGTGAAGTGCTCACAAGATACAACTATCAAGAATGGAAAACTCTAATGGAAAACTATTTGAGGGGTGAAAATCTGTGGGAAGTTGTGGAGAGTGATTCTGTTTTTGATGCACAGAGAAACGCAAAGGCTCTGCATATTATTCAACTATCATGTGCACCAAATATTTTCGATCAAATTAAACACTTTCAAACTTCCCACATAGCTTGGAATCACTTGGCTAATGTCTGCAGGTCTGAGTTTAAAGTCCATCAGCATATTCTACACG ATGTTGTATCAGACTTTAGTGAGCACAAAGCTTTATACAAGTTTGTGCAAACCGGTGATTGGGAAGGCACAAGCTCATACTTGAGGGGTGAACCGAATGCCATAATTTGGGTTCCGCCTTCAG AAATGCAGGATAAAGATGGTAACACTGCTCTTGCTCTTGCTGCTGGTTATACTGGAAACATTAATATagcaacattttttataaatgcgGAAGGTGGTAAAGAACTACTTGCTATAGAGAACAAAGAGGGTGAGATCCCTCTTCTTATGGCTGCTAATTCAGGACGCAAAAGAATGACTCGTTTACTTTTCCTTAGAACTTCTTCCGATGTCATTGATCAGCAGTCTTTACACAATCGTGTTTTGCTTCTGGAACGATGCATCCAAGCGCATATATTTG ATGTGGCTTTGAAATTGCTTAAATCTTACGATGAACTGCCCATTGAATCCTTACCCGTCTTGCAAGAATTGGCTCGAATTCCTTCTGCATATTTACAGGCCAGCCTTTGGCAGACAATGGTTGACAGTTTGAAAAATG GTACTTTAATCGATGTCATTGGGGCAATTATgcacatttttataatttttcttacaatttttcGGTATCCGA AAATATGGGAAAAAATACTGAGGGAGAGTGTATTTCGACACAAGAATGAATTTCTACAGATACTAAGgtattataaagatattatttcGAAGTTCAATAGTTCACAACTTCGGGATGCTTCGGTGTATGATGCCATGTTGGAAGCAGCAAAGCATGGAAATGTTGAGTTCATAAATGCTATGAGGGAGGCTAACCATGACCTCTTATGGGCAATGGACGATCATGGAAGAGACATATTTTCGTATGCGGTTATTCATCGCAAACACAATGTGTTCCAACTCATGCATACTCTCTGtggaaataaaattaactatagAACAGACATGTTTGGCGATAATCTATTGCACTTGGCGGCACGTTTAGGACCTTTGTGTGATCTGAATCTCAGACTCGGTGCTGCTCTGCAAATGCAAAGAGAAATTCAATGGTTTAAG GGGGTGAAGGAAGTTGTGCATGTGAAATGTAGAGAAGCCAAAAATGGTGAGGGTAAGACGCCTGAAGAGATATTTATTGAAACGCACAAGGAGCTGATGAAAGATGGAGAAAAATGGGCAAAGGAAACAGCTGGGACATTTGCAATTGTGGGTGTTCTCGTTATAACTGTGATGTTCGCTGCAATCTTCACTGTCCCAGGAGGTCTCCGTCAAGACAATGGAATGCCGATTTTGATAAAGGATAAATGGTTTACTGTGTTTATTGTAGCTGATGTAATCTCTCTCCTTTGTTCTATCCTTACAGTATTGATATACATATACCTCCAAAAATCGTGTTATGCTCCAACAGACTTCCTAAATAGAATCCCCGACATGATAAAGCAAGGGCTTTGGTGCCTTTCCCTGTCCCTAGTGTCCATGATGATTGCCTTCTGTGCTGCGCTTGGAATAGTTCTACAAAAATCATCGTTATACAAGCACTTCTATCTAGGAATCCTCGTATATGGAGGCTATTTAATCATCTCATTCATACCATTAGATTTCATATTTGGATTAGTAAATCCCATCATTCCAAGAGActtcctacaaaatttgccacattaa